The segment TGCTGGCGGTGGACAACATTGTCGTGTGCGCAGGCCAAGACCCGCTGCGTGAGTTGCACGAAGGGTTGCTGGCGGCAGGGCAGTCGGTGCACCTGATCGGTGGCGCTGACGTGGCCGCCGAGCTGGATGCCAAGCGGGCCATCAACCAGGGGTCGCGGTTGGCTGCCGAGCTGTAATCGCCCGGGCCGGCCCCTACAGGTTTGCGCAACCCTGTATGCGCCGGCTTGCCGGCGATAGGGCCCGCCCCGGCAACTGATACACTCGCGCCATGCCTGATTTCTCACTCCCCCAAGCCCCCCTGCAACGCCTCGACCTGCCGTGGCTTCAACCTGCCGGGGTCGAGCTAGCAGCCCTGCGCCTGGACCTGATCGACCCGCTGATCAGCGGCAACAAATGGTTCAAGCTGCGCCACCACCTCATCGAGGCTCGGCAAGCGTCCGCCCCGGGCCTGATCAGTCTGGGCGGCAACCACTCCAACCACTTGCACGCCTTGGCCGCCGCTGGCAAACGCTTTGGCTTCGCCACCGCCGGCCTGCTGCGCGGCCATGCGCAGGACACCCCCACCGTGCGCGACCTGCGCGCCCTGGGCATGACCCTGCACTGGCTGGGCTATGGCGGTTACCGCGAGCGCTACCGGCCCGAATTCTGGCAACCCTGGCAGGCCCTGTACCCCGGTTGGCACTGCATCCCCGAAGGCGGTGGCGGCATGCCGGGCGCCCAGGGCTGCGCACTGATCGTCGAGCAATGCCAGGCTCAACTGGCCAGTGTGGGTTGGGATGATTACCACGCCTGGTGGCTGGCCGCCGGTACCGGCACGACGCTGGCCGGCCTGGTGCTGGCAGAGGCGGGTCGGCACCCGGTGCATGGCGCTTTAGCGTTGCCGGCAGGCCATGGGGTGGCGGAAACGGTTGCAGGGTTGGTTGGCACTCAGGGTTATGAACTGCACGACGCCAGCCGTGGCGGCTTTGCCCGCATCGACGACGAACTGCTGGCGTTCATCGCGCAAAGCGAGCGCGAGGCCGGTATGCCGCTGGAGGCGCTGTACACCGGCAAGGCCCTGCTGGCGCTGCGCGAACAAGTGCAGGCCGGGCGTTTCGGCCCCGGCAGCCGCCTGGTGTTCGTGCATACCGGCGGCCTGCAGGGGCGGCGCGGTTATTTGTAGGGCAGCATGCGCAGCAGGGTGTTATCGCGGCGCACATAGTGGTGGTAAAGCCCGGCCACCGCATGCAGGCCGATCAGCCAATAGCCCCAGCTGCCGATGCGCTCGTGCCAGCCCTTGATGAATTTGGCCAGGTCCGGGTCGGGGGCGGTGATGGCCGGCAGCTCCAGGCCGTAGAACGGGATGGGCTTGTCGGCGGCGCTGAGGATCGCCCAGCCGGCCAGGGGCAGGCCGATCATCATCAGGTACAGCAGCAGGTGCACCAGGTGCGACAGGCCCGTCTGCCAGGCCGGGGGCTTGGGGATGATCGGCGGGGTCGGGCGCGACAGGCGCATGGCCAGGCGCAGCCACACCAGCACGAACACGCTCAGGCCAAGCATGAAGTGCAGGTCTTTCATCAGGTCACGCTCGGCGCTGCCCTTGGGAAACAGGCCGCGCAGTTCGATGCAGGCGTAGACCGCCGCCAGCAGCACCAGCATCAGCCAGTGCAGCACGATCGACGACCGCGCGTAGTGGCCCGCAGGAGTGGATGAAACCATGGTGGATCCTCGTCATCAGGTCGGTAGGGGCGCTCTTGCTGGCGCCTGGCGATCATCGTAATGGTTGGCTGTAAAAATTGCGTTGTTCCGGGGCAAGTGCACAGCCCCTGTAGGAGATCACTCAGCCCTTGCGGGCTGCGCTGTCGCGCAGAGAACTCGTCTGGCAGATGCGCCACGCCCCTGTGGGAGCGGCCTTGTGTCGCGATGGGGCGCGAAGCAGCCCCAAGGTCTTAGCCTCATGCAAAATTGCTGGGGCTGCTGCGCAGCCCATCGCGACACAAGGCCGCTTCCCACAGGGACCTTGTTAAATCAATGAGTTGTAATTTGTTCCATAGGAGCCGGCTTGCCGGCGATAGGGCCAGCCCTGCCAAGCTGGCTCACCCGCCCAGATTCGGCCAGCTGTCGGCCACCAGAAACACCCGCTCGGCCTCCTGCCAGGCGCCGTCGTGATCCTCTTCAAGGCGCACCAGCAACTGCGCCGGCGCCACCTCGTCGAGCCCTTTCAGCCAGTGCTCGAACTGCCCCGGCGCCCAGCAACTGCCTGCCTCGACCCGCGCCGGCGCCAGCCAGCTGTGCCTGGCCAGCGGCTGCCAGCGCCCGATGCCCAGCGGCCAGTCGCGCCGGTGCAGCCAACGCCCGCGCAGGTGCCGTGGGTGGGCGCCGACCGGTGGTTCGGCATGGCCCGGCCAGGGGTAGAACAGGTAGCCACCCAGCCACAGGTGGGCTTGAACCTGCGCCACACCCAACCCGTGCAAGGCTTCGCGGCTGTGCGGCTGCGCCGAGATCGGCAACTGGTGCCCGGCCAGGTGCGCAAGCTTCAGGCCCAGCCGATCGTGGCAGCCGGGGCCCAGCCACTGGGCAGGGTCCTGGCTATCACCTGCCTGGGGGCCCAGGTACAACTTGATCGCCAGTTCCAGGTGATGGTCGCCTTCGTGGTCACGCAACAGAATGTCCAGCTCGCCCAGGGTGCGCCCGCCTTCGCGGATCGCCAGGTTGGCCGCCAGCAGTTCGATGCCCGGGGCCTGCTGCAGGGCAAACTGCCACAGGTGTTCGTAATACAGGCCCAGGCGCCGGCTGGTCAGGCGCGTGAGCCAGGCCAGCAAGGGCGCAGGGTCACGGTCCAGGGCGTGCAGCCAGGCGGCCAGGCGCTCAGGTTCATCGGCCCAGCTGCTGCCGGCCAGCGGGTGGCGCTGGCGGCACGGGGCATCGCCCAGCAGCGGCGCTGACAGCAGCACCCAGGCCAGGTCGCGCACCGCAGGGTGGCGCAGGTGGCGGGGCAGGGGCTCGAGGTGGGCGAAAGGCGTCATCCAGCGAGCATAGCCGGTTTGCCGCTGGCCGGTCGTTTCGCCCATAATCCCGCTATTGTCACCCCGCCGCAGAGCCTCGCAGGAGCACCATGGAGCAATTTCGCAATATCGGTATCATCGGACGCCTTGGCAGCTCCCAGGTGCTCGACACCATTCGCCGACTGAAAAAATTCCTCCTCGAGCGCCACCTGCACGTGATCCTCGAGGACACCATCGCCGAAGTACTGCCCGGCCACGGCCTGCAAACCTCCACCCGCAAGCTTTTGGGCGAGGTCTGCGACCTGGTGATCGTGGTAGGTGGCGACGGCAGCCTGCTGGGCGCCGCCCGCGCCCTGGCCCGCCACAACATCCCGGTGCTGGGCATCAACCGCGGCAACCTGGGCTTTCTCACCGACATTCGCCCCGACGAGCTGGAAGAAAAAGTCGCCGAAGTGCTCGACGGCCACTACCTGGTAGAGAACCGCTTCCTGCTGCAAGCCGAGGTGCGCCGCCACCACGAGGCCATCGGCCAGGGCGATGCGCTCAACGACGTGGTACTGCACCCGGGCAAGTCGACGCGGATGATCGAATTCGAAATCCATATCGACGGCCAGTTCGTCTGCAGCCAGAAGGCCGACGGCCTGATCGTCGCCACCCCCACCGGCTCCACGGCCTACGCGCTGTCGGCCGGCGGCCCGATCATGCACCCCAAGCTCGACGCCATCGTCATCGTGCCGATGTACCCGCACACCCTGTCGGGCCGGCCAATCGTGGTGGACGGCAACAGCGAGCTGAAAATCGTGGTGGCCAACGACCTGCAGATCTACCCGCAGGTCTCGTGTGACGGCCAAAACCACTTCACCTGCGCCCCCGGCGATACCATCACGGTGAGCAAGAAGCCGCAAAAACTGCGCCTGATCCACCCGCTGGATCACAATTACTACGAGGTCTGCCGCACCAAGCTCGGCTGGGGCAGCCGCCTGGGGGGCAGGGACGACTGATGCTCGATCCGGCGCGCAGTTTCGACATCATCGGTGACGTGCATGGCTGCGCGCACACCCTCGAACGCCTGCTCGATGCGCTCGGTTACAAGCGTATCGGCGGGGTGTGGCGCCACCCGCGGCGCCAGGCGCTGTTTCTCGGCGACATCGTCGACCGCGGCCCGCGCATTCGCGAGGCGCTGCACATCGTCCACGACATGGTCGAGGCCGGCCAGGCCTTCTGCATCATGGGCAACCACGAGTACAACGCCCTCGGCTGGGTCACCCCGGGGTTGCCCGGCAGCGGCAAGGCCCATGTGCGCGAGCACACCCCGCGCCATGCCCGGCTGATCGATGAAACCCTCACCCAGTTCGCCCAGCACCCCGGCGACTGGCACGATTTCATCAATTGGTTCTACGAGCTGCCGTTGTTCGTCGATGCCGGGCGCTTCCGTCTGGTGCACGCCTGCTGGGACCCGCAACTGATCGCCCCGCTGCGCCAGCAGTACCCCAACGGCTGCATCGACGAGCATTTCGTCCAGGCCTCGGCGGTCAGCGGCAGCTTCGCCGCCACGGTGTGCAACCGTCTGCTGCGCGGCACCGACATGCGCCTGCCCGACGGCCTTACGCTCACCGGTGGCGACGGCCTGACCCGGGCGTTCTTCCGCACCAAGTTCTGGGAAGAAGACCCGCAGACCTACGGCGACATCGTCTTCCAGCCCGACGCGCTGCCCGACGAAGTGGCCCGCGCGCCGCTCAGCCACAGCCAGAAGAATGCCCTGCTGCGCTACGGGGCGGACGAGCCGCTGCTGTTCGTCGGCCACTACTGGCGCAGCGGCCGCCCGGCGCCGATCCGCGACAACCTGGCGTGCCTGGACTACAGCGCCGTGCTGTACGGCAAGCTGGCCGCCTACCGCCTGGATGACGAAACCTGCATCGACCCGCACAAGTTCGTCTGGGTCGACGTCGAACGCCCGCAGGCCAGCCAATGAAAGCGGTCGAGGTGCTGCGCCTGCCGCTGGCCGTCGACCTGGCCGGCTTCGTCGCCTTGCTGCGCCGCCTGCAGGTGCCGCACCGGGTGGTAGAGGAGGGCGAGGAGCAAGTGCTGTGGGCGCCGCAGGCGATTGCCGCCGATGTGCATGAACTCTACCAGCGCTACCCCGACGGCAATGCCGACCTGCAGCTTGCCGACACCGGCTTGCCGGCGCTGGCGCCCGCGCGGCCCTCACTGAAAGACCAGGCCCGCGCGGCCAAGGTCACCACCTTCACCCTGTTCCTGTGCCTGCTGGTGGCCGGTATCACCAACCTGGGCGACAACCTCGCGACCATCGCCTGGTTCAGCTTCCTGCCGTTCCAGGTGCAGGGCGAGTACCTGTATTTCACAGGCTTTGCCCAAAGCCTGGCCGAGGGCCAGTGGTGGCGCCTGGTGTCGCCGATGCTGCTGCACTTCGGTGTGCTGCACCTGGCCATGAACGGCATGTGGTACTGGGAGCTGGGCCGGCGCATCGAGTCGCGCCAGGGCCCGCTGATGCTGCTGGCACTGACCCTGCTGTTCAGCCTGGTGTCCAACCTGGCCCAGCACTTTACCAGCGGCCCGGGCCTGTTCGGTGGGCTGTCGGGGGTGCTGTACGGCTTGCTCGGGCATGTATGGCTGTACCACAAGCTGGCGCCCAGCCCGCAGTTCAGCCTGCCCCGCGGCGTGCTGGGGATGATGCTGATCTGGCTGCTGGTGTGCCTGAGCGGTGTGGTCGGCAAGCTGGGCTTTGGCGAAATCGCCAACGCCGCCCACGTGGGTGGCCTGCTCATCGGATGCCTGACTGGCCTATTGGGTGGAATGGTCGCCCGGCGTAAACTAGCCGCCTGACTGAGGAGACAGCATGTCCACATTCGCGCAAATGATCGAAAACATCACCCCGGAAATCTACGAAAGCCTGAAAACGGCCGTGGAAATCGGCAAATGGTCCGATGGCCGCAAGCTCACCACCGAGCAGAAAGAGCTGTCGCTGCAGGCGGTGATCGCCTGGGAGATGCAAAACCTTCCCGAAGAGCAGCGCACCGGCTACATGGGCCCGCAGGAGTGCGCCTCCAAGTCGGCGCCAATCGCCAACATCCTGTTCAAGTCGGACTCGGTACATTGATCGAACTCGCTCGTGGCTCTTTGAGCAAGATGGCGGTGCGTCTGGAAGCACCGGTCGTGCAGTACAGTTTTCGCCTGGACGACACCCAGGTGCCGGTGAACCCGCTGATCGGCCAGTCGATCCGCCTGGAATACCTCGGCGCCATCCACTGCACCCACTGCGGCAAACGCACCAAGACCAGCTTCAGCCAGGGTTACTGCTACCCGTGCATGACCAAGCTGGCCCAGTGCGACGTGTGCATCATGGCCCCGGAAAAATGCCACTACGACGCCGGCACCTGCCGCGAGCCGTCGTGGGGCGAGCAGTTCTGCATGACCGACCACGTGGTGTACCTGGCCAACTCCTCGGGCATCAAGGTCGGCATCACCCGCGCCACCCAGTTGCCCACCCGCTGGCTCGACCAGGGCGCGAGCCAGGCGCTGCCGATCATGCGCGTGGCTACCCGCCAGCAATCGGGCCTGCTCGAAGACGTGCTGCGCAGCCAGGTGCCAGACCGCACCAACTGGCGCGCGCTGCTCAAGGGCGACGCCGAAGTGCTGGACCTGCCGGCCATCCGTGAGCAGATCTTCGACGCCTGCGCCGACGGCATTCGCGGTT is part of the Pseudomonas fakonensis genome and harbors:
- a CDS encoding 1-aminocyclopropane-1-carboxylate deaminase/D-cysteine desulfhydrase, with amino-acid sequence MPDFSLPQAPLQRLDLPWLQPAGVELAALRLDLIDPLISGNKWFKLRHHLIEARQASAPGLISLGGNHSNHLHALAAAGKRFGFATAGLLRGHAQDTPTVRDLRALGMTLHWLGYGGYRERYRPEFWQPWQALYPGWHCIPEGGGGMPGAQGCALIVEQCQAQLASVGWDDYHAWWLAAGTGTTLAGLVLAEAGRHPVHGALALPAGHGVAETVAGLVGTQGYELHDASRGGFARIDDELLAFIAQSEREAGMPLEALYTGKALLALREQVQAGRFGPGSRLVFVHTGGLQGRRGYL
- a CDS encoding cytochrome b, with amino-acid sequence MVSSTPAGHYARSSIVLHWLMLVLLAAVYACIELRGLFPKGSAERDLMKDLHFMLGLSVFVLVWLRLAMRLSRPTPPIIPKPPAWQTGLSHLVHLLLYLMMIGLPLAGWAILSAADKPIPFYGLELPAITAPDPDLAKFIKGWHERIGSWGYWLIGLHAVAGLYHHYVRRDNTLLRMLPYK
- a CDS encoding DUF1853 family protein, whose product is MGETTGQRQTGYARWMTPFAHLEPLPRHLRHPAVRDLAWVLLSAPLLGDAPCRQRHPLAGSSWADEPERLAAWLHALDRDPAPLLAWLTRLTSRRLGLYYEHLWQFALQQAPGIELLAANLAIREGGRTLGELDILLRDHEGDHHLELAIKLYLGPQAGDSQDPAQWLGPGCHDRLGLKLAHLAGHQLPISAQPHSREALHGLGVAQVQAHLWLGGYLFYPWPGHAEPPVGAHPRHLRGRWLHRRDWPLGIGRWQPLARHSWLAPARVEAGSCWAPGQFEHWLKGLDEVAPAQLLVRLEEDHDGAWQEAERVFLVADSWPNLGG
- a CDS encoding NAD(+) kinase, whose amino-acid sequence is MEQFRNIGIIGRLGSSQVLDTIRRLKKFLLERHLHVILEDTIAEVLPGHGLQTSTRKLLGEVCDLVIVVGGDGSLLGAARALARHNIPVLGINRGNLGFLTDIRPDELEEKVAEVLDGHYLVENRFLLQAEVRRHHEAIGQGDALNDVVLHPGKSTRMIEFEIHIDGQFVCSQKADGLIVATPTGSTAYALSAGGPIMHPKLDAIVIVPMYPHTLSGRPIVVDGNSELKIVVANDLQIYPQVSCDGQNHFTCAPGDTITVSKKPQKLRLIHPLDHNYYEVCRTKLGWGSRLGGRDD
- a CDS encoding metallophosphoesterase, producing the protein MLDPARSFDIIGDVHGCAHTLERLLDALGYKRIGGVWRHPRRQALFLGDIVDRGPRIREALHIVHDMVEAGQAFCIMGNHEYNALGWVTPGLPGSGKAHVREHTPRHARLIDETLTQFAQHPGDWHDFINWFYELPLFVDAGRFRLVHACWDPQLIAPLRQQYPNGCIDEHFVQASAVSGSFAATVCNRLLRGTDMRLPDGLTLTGGDGLTRAFFRTKFWEEDPQTYGDIVFQPDALPDEVARAPLSHSQKNALLRYGADEPLLFVGHYWRSGRPAPIRDNLACLDYSAVLYGKLAAYRLDDETCIDPHKFVWVDVERPQASQ
- a CDS encoding rhomboid family intramembrane serine protease; its protein translation is MKAVEVLRLPLAVDLAGFVALLRRLQVPHRVVEEGEEQVLWAPQAIAADVHELYQRYPDGNADLQLADTGLPALAPARPSLKDQARAAKVTTFTLFLCLLVAGITNLGDNLATIAWFSFLPFQVQGEYLYFTGFAQSLAEGQWWRLVSPMLLHFGVLHLAMNGMWYWELGRRIESRQGPLMLLALTLLFSLVSNLAQHFTSGPGLFGGLSGVLYGLLGHVWLYHKLAPSPQFSLPRGVLGMMLIWLLVCLSGVVGKLGFGEIANAAHVGGLLIGCLTGLLGGMVARRKLAA
- a CDS encoding YeaC family protein produces the protein MSTFAQMIENITPEIYESLKTAVEIGKWSDGRKLTTEQKELSLQAVIAWEMQNLPEEQRTGYMGPQECASKSAPIANILFKSDSVH
- a CDS encoding DUF2797 domain-containing protein: MIELARGSLSKMAVRLEAPVVQYSFRLDDTQVPVNPLIGQSIRLEYLGAIHCTHCGKRTKTSFSQGYCYPCMTKLAQCDVCIMAPEKCHYDAGTCREPSWGEQFCMTDHVVYLANSSGIKVGITRATQLPTRWLDQGASQALPIMRVATRQQSGLLEDVLRSQVPDRTNWRALLKGDAEVLDLPAIREQIFDACADGIRGLQERFGLQAMQPLPDAEVVQMNYPVQAYPQKIASFNLDKNPVVEGTLLGIKGQYLIFDTGVINIRKYTAYQLAVLQ